One Salvia splendens isolate huo1 chromosome 22, SspV2, whole genome shotgun sequence DNA segment encodes these proteins:
- the LOC121786185 gene encoding guanine nucleotide-binding protein subunit gamma 3-like encodes MVASKSNGSSLPPPHPRSPPQFPDLYGKRRELARVQMLQREIGFLDEELKSLESIPPASRSCKEVVDFVTGNVDPLIPTIKKTRRSRRFWKWLCGVCCFDVSWICCCGCSCDLSMPQCCDCMTCNSCSNPCQNCGIPACQCFPCFSSKCFKKRKCSLKCRSSCCCCMPKHSCCPTCSCTRCTCYPKCPNLNICSCCHKTCCFPCYYCM; translated from the exons ATGGTTGCTTCGAAGAGTAACGGTTCGTCGCTGCCTCCGCCGCATCCGAGGTCGCCGCCGCAGTTCCCCGATTTGTACGGGAAGCGGCGGGAGCTCGCCAGGGTTCAGATGCTTCAACGAGAGATTGGCTTTCTAGAc GAAGAACTGAAGTCTCTTGAGAGTATTCCACCAGCTTCAAGATCCTGTAAGGA GGTCGTTGATTTTGTGACAGGAAATGTCGATCCTCTCATACCTAC AATTAAGAAGACTCGAAGATCACGTCGTTTCTGGAAATGGCTCTG TGGAGTGTGCTGCTTCGACGTTTCATGGATTTGCTGCTGTGGTTGTTCGTGTGATCTTAGTATGCCCCAGTGCTGCGACTGTATGACGTGTAATTCCTGCAGCAACCCGTGTCAGAACTGCGGAATACCAGCATGCCAGTGTTTCCCATGTTTTAGTAGCAAATGCTTTAAGAAGAGGAAATGCAGCCTGAAGTGCAGAagcagctgctgctgctgcatgcCAAAGCACTCCTGCTGCCCAACCTGCTCTTGCACAAGGTGTACATGTTATCCTAAATGTCCAAACCTAAACATATGTTCATGTTGTCACAAAACCTGCTGCTTCCCTTGCTATTACTGTATGTAA
- the LOC121787722 gene encoding protein trichome birefringence-like 14: MKGGLQGLKISQVSLILIGLVCTTVLVLAWTKTSFLEAFIPSPSRILPLDLDEAAPGEIFKGNNISAQTRTEQVESLAPSGGIELKGEGESIDNSKSTNEEENPSSVIKSWGSDESSKGKDKSLQVETVVKNPSASESSVRTEENGTLSSVNKNNESHPSVPEGTESEELSGGKNKSKESKIVPENSPSMDSFVKGEQTENLSTTIGNKGCNYAKGKWVIDDNRPLYSGFGCKQWLSSMWACRLTQRMDFEYEKLRWQPQDCKMQDFAPRKFLQRMQDKTLAFIGDSLGRQQFQSLMCMVTGGKERADVQDVGHEYGLVKARHAIRPDGWAYRFPITNTTIIYYWSASLCDLEPIAGSNPVNFAMHLDRPPAFLQRYLHKFDVLVLNTGHHWNRGKINANRWVMYVNGVPNTNRKTLDIGGAKNLTIHSIVKWVDAQLPLFPGLKAFLRTLSPRHFFNGEWNTGGTCDNTTPLSSGKEVLKEDSSDSVAAHAVRGTNVTLLDITALSELRDEGHISRYSIKATPGVQDCLHWCLPGIPDAWNEILFAQI, encoded by the exons ATGAAAGGAGGCCTTCAAGGACTCAAGATCTCACAGGTCTCCCTCATCCTCATCGGTTTAGTCTGCACGACTGTGCTTGTATTGGCATGGACAAAGACATCATTTCTCGAGGCTTTCATTCCATCTCCCAGTCGCATTCTGCCACTGGATTTGG ATGAAGCAGCTCCAGGAGAAATTTTCAAGGGTAACAACATTTCAGCACAAACAAGGACGGAACAAGTTGAATCATTAGCTCCGTCTGGTGGGATAGAACTAAAAGGCGAGGGAGAAAGTATTGATAATAGTAAAAGTACCAATGAGGAAG AAAATCCTAGCAGTGTTATTAAAAGTTGGGGGTCAGATGAATCATCCAAAGGAAAAGATAAATCCTTACAAGTAGAGACTGTTGTGAAAAACCCATCAGCTTCTGAGTCATCTGTCAGAACAGAGGAAAATGGAACTTTATCTTCTGTTAATAAAAACAACG AGAGTCATCCTAGTGTTCCTGAAGGAACAGAATCTGAAGAATTGTCAGGAGGAAAAAACAAATCCAAAGAATCAAAGATTGTGCCAGAGAACTCTCCTTCTATGGATTCATTTGTCAAAGGAGAGCAAACAGAAAACTTGTCAACTACTATTGGAAATAAAG GTTGCAATTATGCCAAAGGTAAATGGGTCATTGATGATAATCGTCCATTGTATTCTGGATTTGGATGTAAGCAGTGGTTGTCATCTATGTGGGCTTGTCGCCTGACACAGCGCATGGATTTTGAATATGAAAAGCTTCGTTGGCAACCCCAAGATTGCAAAATGCAAGATTTTGCACCACGTAAGTTCCTGCAGAG AATGCAGGATAAAACTTTGGCTTTCATAGGGGATTCACTGGGTCGGCAACAATTTCAATCTCTTATGTGCATGGTAACAGGTGGGAAAGAAAGAGCTGATGTGCAAGATGTGGGGCATGAGTATGGTCTTGTTAAGGCTCGTCATGCTATAAGACCAGATGGATGGGCTTATCGGTTCCCTATCACTAACACAACCATCATTTACTATTGGTCAGCCAGTCTTTGTGATTTGGAACCTATTGCAGGGTCGAACCCGGTCAATTTTGCCATGCATTTGGATCGACCCCCTGCATTTTTGCAGCGCTATCTTCACAAATTTGATGTACTTGTTCTGAATACAGGCCACCACTGGAACAGGGGAAAAATTAATGCAAATAGATGGGTCATGTACGTTAATGGCGTCCCTAACACTAATAGGAAGACTTTAGATATTGGGGGTGCCAAAAACTTGACCATCCACAGTATTGTGAAATGGGTTGATGCACAGCTCCCATTGTTTCCAGGTTTAAAAGCATTTCTACGCACTCTATCACCCAGGCACTTTTTCAACGGGGAATGGAACACCGGAGGTACATGTGACAACACAACACCTCTTTCCAGTGGCAAAGAAGTTTTAAAAGAAGATTCTAGTGATTCTGTTGCTGCACATGCGGTGAGGGGAACAAATGTCACGCTTCTAGACATTACTGCTTTGTCTGAGTTGAGAGACGAGGGCCATATATCCCGGTACAGCATTAAAGCCACACCTGGAGTGCAGGATTGCTTGCACTGGTGCCTACCTGGTATTCCTGATGCATGGAATGAAATATTGTTTGCACAGATCTAA